In a single window of the Raphanus sativus cultivar WK10039 chromosome 9, ASM80110v3, whole genome shotgun sequence genome:
- the LOC108824246 gene encoding homeobox-leucine zipper protein ANTHOCYANINLESS 2: protein MNFGSLFDNTTGGIPTGLTYGSHTSASTVIPSGAMSHVAAASLFSPPINTKSVYSSSGLSLALEQPERGTSMRNNNDSFDGSGNKNRKSREEEHESRSGSDNVEGISGEDQDATDDDKPPKKKRYHRHTPQQIQELESMFKECPHPDEKQRLELSKRLCLETRQVKFWFQNRRTQMKTQLERHENALLRQENDKLRAENMSIRESMRNPTCNICGGPAMLGDVSIEEHHLRIENARLKDELDRVFNLTGKFLGHQNNINHTSSLDLAVGTNNSNNNNVGNFAFPTDFGGCLPPQQQQQPTVINGVDQRSVLLDLALTAMDELVKLAQSDEPLWVKSLDGERDELNQEEYVRTFSSAKPNGLVTEASRTSGMVIINSLALVETLMDSDRWTEMFPCIVARSTTTDVITGGMAGTRNGALQLMNAELQVLSPLVPVRNLNFLRFCKQHAEGVWAVVDVSIDTVRDNSGGSAVIIRRLPSGCVVQDMSNGYSKVTWVEHAEYDENQIHHLYRPLLRSALGFGSQRWVATLQRQCECLAILMSSSVTPHDDTSISPGGRKSMLKLAQRMTSNFCSGISAPSVHSWSKLTVGNVDPDVRIMTRKSVDDPSEAPGIVLSAATSVWLPASPQRLFDFLRNERMRCEWDILSNGGPMQEMAHIAKGQDQGNSVSLLRSNPMNANQSSMLIIQETCIDASGAMVVYAPVDIPAMHVVMNGGDSSYVALLPSGFAVLPDGGFDGGSRDGEQCPVGGGSLLTVAFQILVNNLPTAKLTVESVETVNNLISCTVQKIRTALQCEN from the exons ATGAACTTCGGAAGTCTCTTCGACAATACAACCGGTGGTATCCCCACTGGTTTGACTTACGGCAGCCACACCTCCGCATCTACTGTTATACCCAGCGGTGCTATGTCTCATGTAGCGGCGGCGAGCCTCTTCTCTCCTCCTATCAATACAAAATCTGTTTACTCCTCTTCTGGCCTCTCTCTAGCTCTC GAGCAACCGGAGAGAGGAACATCCATGAGGAACAATAACGATAGTTTCGATGGGAGTGGTAATAAGAACAGGAAAAGCCGAGAGGAAGAGCACGAGAGCAGATCTGGAAGTGATAACGTCGAAGGAATCTCGGGAGAAGATCAAGACGCCACCGACGACGATAAACCTCCAAAGAAAAAACGTTACCACCGACACACTCCTCAACAGATCCAAGAGCTCGAATC CATGTTCAAAGAGTGTCCACATCCAGACGAGAAGCAACGTCTTGAACTAAGTAAAAGACTTTGCTTGGAGACAAGACAAGTCAAGTTCTGGTTCCAGAATCGTCGCACTCAGATGAAG ACTCAATTAGAGCGGCACGAGAACGCGTTGCTGAGACAAGAGAACGACAAGCTAAGAGCTGAGAACATGTCTATACGCGAATCAATGAGGAATCCAACCTGCAACATTTGTGGTGGACCAGCCATGCTCGGCGACGTCTCTATCGAAGAACATCATCTCCGCATCGAAAACGCTCGCTTGAAAGACGAACTCGATCGCGTCTTTAACCTCACCGGTAAATTCCTCGGCCACCAAAACAACATCAATCACACCTCTTCTCTAGACCTCGCCGTCGGCaccaacaacagcaacaacaacaacgtcGGAAATTTCGCTTTCCCTACTGACTTCGGCGGTTGCTTACCaccgcagcagcagcagcagccgaCAGTGATTAACGGTGTTGATCAGAGATCGGTTTTGCTGGATCTGGCTTTAACAGCTATGGATGAGCTAGTGAAGCTCGCTCAGAGTGATGAACCGTTGTGGGTCAAAAGCTTAGACGGAGAGAGAGATGAGCTTAACCAAGAGGAGTACGTGAGAACGTTTTCGTCTGCTAAACCAAACGGTTTAGTTACTGAAGCTTCTAGAACGTCCGGTATGGTCATCATCAATAGCTTAGCGCTCGTCGAGACGTTAATGGACTCg GACCGATGGACGGAGATGTTTCCGTGTATCGTCGCAAGATCCACAACCACCGACGTTATCACCGGCGGAATGGCCGGGACAAGGAACGGTGCACTTCAACTG ATGAATGCGGAGCTACAAGTTTTGTCTCCGTTGGTTCCGGTTCGCAACTTGAACTTCCTCCGGTTCTGCAAACAGCACGCGGAAGGCGTGTGGGCTGTGGTGGACGTTTCTATTGATACCGTCCGGGATAACTCCGGTGGATCTGCGGTCATAATCAGACGATTACCATCAGGCTGTGTAGTGCAAGATATGTCTAATGGATACTCAAAG GTCACGTGGGTCGAGCACGCAGAGTACGACGAGAACCAAATCCACCACTTGTACCGGCCATTGCTTCGGTCAGCTCTTGGTTTTGGCTCGCAAAGATGGGTCGCTACACTTCAGAGACAATGCGAGTGTCTGGCCATCCTCATGTCCTCCTCCGTTACACCTCACGACGACACAT ctatATCGCCTGGTGGTCGGAAAAGCATGCTGAAGTTAGCTCAACGTATGACGTCCAACTTCTGCTCGGGCATCTCTGCACCCTCTGTCCACAGTTGGAGCAAGCTCACTGTCGGAAATGTCGATCCGGACGTTCGAATTATGACCCGTAAGAGTGTGGACGATCCGAGTGAGGCTCCGGGTATCGTCCTGAGTGCTGCCACGTCTGTGTGGCTGCCGGCTTCGCCACAACGTCTGTTTGACTTTTTGCGGAACGAACGGATGAGATGTGAATGGGATATTCTATCTAACGGTGGTCCCATGCAGGAGATGGCCCACATCGCCAAAGGTCAAGATCAAGGCAACTCAGTTTCTCTGTTACGCTCCAAC CCAATGAACGCAAATCAGAGCAGTATGCTAATTATTCAAGAAACATGCATTGACGCATCTGGAGCGATGGTAGTGTACGCGCCTGTTGATATACCAGCCATGCATGTTGTCATGAACGGTGGAGATTCATCCTATGTTGCTCTCCTTCCTTCTGGTTTCGCTGTTCTCCCTGACGGAGGCTTTGACGGTGGCTCAAGAGACGGTGAACAGTGTCCGGTCGGTGGTGGGTCACTCTTGACAGTGGCGTTCCAAATCCTTGTTAACAATCTCCCAACGGCAAAACTCACGGTTGAGTCTGTGGAGACTGTCAATAACCTAATATCATGCACCGTCCAGAAGATTCGAACCGCTCTTCAGTGCGAAAACTAA